A stretch of the Nitratifractor salsuginis DSM 16511 genome encodes the following:
- the leuC gene encoding 3-isopropylmalate dehydratase large subunit: MGQTISEKIFSEHAGRPVKAGEIVRVDIDMVIGNDITTPISIRAFEESGAKELANPDGFAIVMDHYIPAKDIASANQAKISRDFALKHNLKYFFDEKDMGIEHALLPEKGLVVPGDVIIGADSHTCTHGALGAFSTGMGSTDISFAIITGGNWFKVPETIKVELVGKPGPHIYGKDIILEVIRILGVDGALYKALEFTGDTLKYLSMDDRFSICNMAIEAGAKNGIIAVDDITLEYLEERKKVNGGLRAEPKIHTSDPDAEYCQSITIDVEKLSPVIAYPFLPSNGKPVEQAVADRIKIDQVMIGSCTNGRLEDLRIAAEIVRGKRVARHTRMIVTPATQRIFMQAEKEGLIDTLIEAGAVVSNPTCGACLGGYMGILGDGEKCVSTTNRNFVGRMGARTSEIYLANSAVAAASAIEGYITDPRA, translated from the coding sequence ATGGGACAGACTATTAGCGAAAAGATCTTTTCCGAACACGCCGGCCGGCCGGTCAAGGCCGGTGAGATCGTCCGTGTCGATATCGATATGGTCATCGGAAACGACATCACCACCCCCATCTCCATCCGCGCCTTCGAAGAGAGCGGCGCCAAAGAGCTGGCCAATCCCGACGGATTCGCCATCGTGATGGACCACTACATCCCCGCCAAGGATATCGCCAGTGCCAACCAGGCGAAGATCAGCCGGGATTTCGCCCTCAAACATAACCTCAAATACTTCTTCGATGAGAAGGATATGGGGATCGAGCATGCCCTGCTGCCCGAAAAAGGGCTGGTGGTCCCCGGCGACGTGATCATCGGTGCCGACAGCCACACCTGTACCCACGGGGCGCTGGGAGCCTTCAGCACCGGAATGGGAAGCACCGACATCAGCTTCGCCATCATCACCGGGGGCAACTGGTTCAAAGTCCCCGAGACCATCAAAGTGGAGCTGGTGGGCAAGCCCGGTCCCCATATCTACGGCAAGGATATCATCCTGGAAGTGATCCGCATCCTGGGTGTCGACGGCGCGCTATACAAGGCTCTGGAGTTCACCGGCGACACGCTGAAATATCTGAGTATGGACGACCGCTTCAGCATCTGCAATATGGCCATCGAAGCGGGAGCCAAGAACGGCATCATCGCCGTAGACGACATCACCCTGGAGTATCTGGAAGAGCGCAAGAAGGTCAATGGCGGCCTGCGTGCCGAGCCTAAAATCCACACCTCCGATCCCGACGCCGAGTATTGCCAGAGCATCACTATCGATGTGGAGAAGCTCTCTCCCGTCATCGCCTACCCCTTCCTCCCCAGCAACGGCAAGCCCGTCGAGCAGGCGGTGGCGGACAGGATCAAGATCGATCAGGTGATGATCGGCTCCTGCACCAACGGCCGCCTGGAAGACCTGCGCATCGCCGCCGAGATCGTCAGGGGCAAGCGGGTCGCCCGCCATACCCGGATGATCGTCACCCCTGCGACCCAGCGGATCTTTATGCAGGCGGAGAAAGAGGGGCTCATCGACACCCTCATCGAGGCGGGGGCCGTGGTTTCCAACCCCACCTGCGGTGCCTGCCTGGGCGGTTATATGGGGATCCTGGGTGACGGAGAGAAGTGTGTGAGCACCACCAACCGCAACTTTGTGGGCCGGATGGGTGCGCGCACCAGCGAAATTTACCTGGCCAACTCCGCTGTGGCCGCCGCCAGTGCCATCGAAGGGTATATCACCGATCCCAGAGCCTGA
- a CDS encoding SagB/ThcOx family dehydrogenase, whose product MPEHSFTPFPFADVYHEKTEHSWLSVRKPGHSMDWSTQPSPYKRYSSELLRVSLTEDNPLKRFLYRVAGITAKKSYPGVEYYLRSNPSAGALYPNEVYFQARGVEDFPDGIYHLEVASSSAVLLAEIGQEEGLDAYLEDRHRREGLLLCVSGVYWRSSWKYHDRAFRYVLLDAGHLLGSAEAAAQVEGTDYSIRYRIDREGLNQFFGFGREEWMLSCFDKAAFSEKTVEAPLFALRSVDPTGTFEPNDLIEQGYRETDRLQGCQEQRRVPKAPFDPDVLAEAIYRRRSIRAFTGTPITLEELHRILDWAEAPVPSDCDESLHLYMVVNNVEGMKPGLWLGEKLLREGDLSGRAGYLCLEQTLGCERAVTFFITGEGNYQPLYQKAGLIGQRLYLAAEAQGIGASGIGAYYDQEVQEFLGTKEKVLYAFAVGR is encoded by the coding sequence ATGCCTGAACACTCCTTCACCCCCTTTCCCTTTGCCGACGTTTATCACGAGAAGACCGAGCACAGTTGGCTTTCGGTCCGCAAGCCGGGCCACAGCATGGACTGGTCCACCCAGCCCTCCCCCTATAAGCGCTATTCTTCGGAGCTGCTTCGCGTTTCTTTGACGGAGGATAATCCGCTCAAACGTTTTCTCTACCGTGTTGCCGGGATTACCGCCAAGAAGAGTTATCCCGGGGTGGAGTATTACCTGCGCAGCAACCCAAGCGCTGGAGCTCTCTATCCCAATGAAGTCTATTTCCAGGCTCGGGGTGTGGAGGATTTTCCCGACGGGATCTATCATCTGGAGGTGGCGAGCTCTTCGGCGGTCTTGCTAGCGGAGATTGGTCAAGAGGAGGGGCTGGATGCCTATCTGGAGGATCGGCACAGGCGGGAGGGGCTGTTGCTCTGTGTCAGCGGGGTTTACTGGCGCTCTTCGTGGAAGTATCACGACCGGGCCTTCCGCTATGTTTTGCTGGATGCGGGCCATCTGCTGGGCAGCGCCGAAGCGGCGGCCCAGGTGGAAGGGACGGATTATTCCATCCGCTACCGCATCGATCGTGAGGGGCTCAACCAATTTTTCGGTTTTGGGCGGGAGGAGTGGATGCTCTCCTGCTTCGACAAAGCTGCTTTTTCGGAGAAAACGGTGGAAGCTCCCTTGTTTGCCCTGCGGAGCGTGGACCCCACGGGGACCTTTGAACCCAACGATCTGATCGAGCAGGGCTACCGCGAAACGGACCGGCTCCAAGGCTGCCAAGAGCAGCGCAGAGTACCAAAGGCTCCTTTTGATCCCGATGTCCTGGCTGAGGCGATCTACCGGCGGCGCTCCATCCGTGCTTTTACGGGGACGCCTATTACCCTGGAGGAATTGCACCGAATCCTTGACTGGGCCGAGGCCCCGGTGCCTTCCGACTGTGACGAGAGCCTGCATCTTTATATGGTGGTCAACAATGTTGAGGGGATGAAGCCCGGCCTTTGGCTGGGCGAAAAGCTGCTTCGGGAGGGGGACCTCTCTGGCAGGGCGGGCTATCTCTGCCTGGAGCAGACCCTGGGGTGTGAGAGAGCGGTGACTTTTTTCATTACAGGAGAGGGAAATTACCAACCTCTCTATCAAAAGGCGGGGCTGATCGGCCAGCGTCTCTACCTGGCCGCCGAGGCCCAGGGGATCGGCGCCAGTGGGATCGGGGCCTATTATGATCAAGAAGTTCAGGAGTTTTTGGGGACTAAAGAGAAGGTGCTCTACGCCTTTGCCGTCGGGCGGTAG
- a CDS encoding Uma2 family endonuclease, with the protein MNLEALKLYEHLPNYTYDDYKKWEGDWELIAGVPYAMAPAPVKLHQKLVGMIFAQIESSLEKCSECEALIDSDWKIDSQTVLKPDVALVCGDENPDFISKTPELIFEVLSPSTAKRDEGLKFSIYEQEGVKYYVLVYPDALMARIYKNDNFRFVKMGECDTERFEFNDLRCPLSFDFDFLFKKFRR; encoded by the coding sequence ATGAACCTAGAAGCGTTGAAACTTTACGAACATCTCCCCAATTACACTTATGATGATTACAAAAAGTGGGAAGGGGATTGGGAACTAATCGCCGGAGTTCCCTACGCGATGGCTCCCGCTCCTGTCAAACTCCATCAAAAGTTGGTGGGGATGATTTTCGCACAAATCGAGTCCTCATTGGAAAAATGCTCCGAGTGTGAAGCTTTGATCGATTCGGATTGGAAAATCGACAGCCAAACGGTGCTCAAACCTGATGTGGCCCTTGTCTGCGGTGATGAGAACCCCGATTTCATCTCCAAAACTCCCGAGCTGATCTTCGAAGTGCTCAGCCCCTCCACCGCCAAGCGGGACGAGGGCTTGAAATTCTCCATCTATGAGCAGGAAGGGGTCAAATATTATGTCCTGGTCTACCCCGACGCTTTGATGGCACGAATTTATAAAAATGATAATTTCCGGTTTGTCAAAATGGGGGAATGTGATACGGAGCGCTTCGAATTCAACGATTTGCGCTGCCCCCTCAGCTTCGATTTTGACTTTCTTTTCAAAAAGTTTCGCCGTTAA
- a CDS encoding succinate dehydrogenase/fumarate reductase iron-sulfur subunit, translating to MKLTIQRFQEGQSRDEVFDIASLKVTTLLSALYEIKAKLDPTLTFLAGCRSGVCGACAVRVNGREKLACSYIPKDGDRIEPLQYHPVLRDLKVDKSKAQETLKPILPHLSQRSTLNAQHSVSPEEEAKYRLQTDCILCDSCYSACPVYAVNPDFLGPFALTRAWRHLSDTRWQESSTSQISTLNAQRSTLLEKIQKNGIWDCTLCGECTAVCPQHIDPKGDIMQLRGESLKAGYNDPNFAAQSFGGPDFGGGFGFDPNGGF from the coding sequence ATGAAGCTCACTATTCAGAGATTCCAGGAGGGCCAAAGCCGCGACGAAGTTTTCGATATCGCCTCTTTGAAAGTGACAACCCTCCTCTCCGCCCTTTATGAGATCAAAGCCAAGCTCGACCCCACGCTGACCTTCTTGGCGGGATGCCGCAGCGGGGTCTGCGGCGCATGCGCCGTGCGGGTCAACGGCCGCGAAAAACTCGCCTGCTCCTATATTCCAAAAGACGGCGACCGCATCGAACCTTTGCAATACCACCCGGTTTTGCGGGATCTCAAAGTAGACAAAAGCAAAGCCCAGGAAACCCTCAAACCCATTCTCCCCCATCTCTCCCAACGCTCAACGCTCAACGCTCAGCACTCCGTTTCTCCGGAGGAAGAGGCGAAATACCGCCTCCAGACCGACTGCATCCTCTGTGACAGCTGCTACTCCGCCTGCCCCGTCTACGCCGTCAATCCCGACTTCCTCGGCCCCTTTGCCCTCACCCGCGCCTGGCGCCACCTCAGCGATACGCGCTGGCAGGAAAGCTCAACCTCTCAAATCTCAACGCTCAACGCTCAACGCTCAACGCTTTTGGAAAAAATCCAAAAGAACGGCATCTGGGACTGCACCCTCTGCGGCGAATGCACCGCCGTCTGCCCCCAGCACATCGATCCCAAAGGGGACATTATGCAGCTGCGTGGAGAGAGTCTCAAAGCGGGATACAACGATCCCAACTTCGCGGCGCAGAGCTTCGGCGGCCCCGATTTCGGAGGGGGCTTCGGTTTCGATCCTAACGGAGGGTTCTAA
- a CDS encoding L-aspartate oxidase, which yields MRDLLIVGSGGAGLSAALEAATLGAKVTVVTKSMPTQAQTSMAQGGINAALGNVEPDSIEEHIADTLKSARDLADEAMVRTLCEAGPETIEWLDRQLVPFSRKEVSQSDTHQNSSLLTPHSSLKTIAQRRLGGATHPRACFAQDFTGLKILQTLYDRCLEAGVKFIPDAYLLELLKEGDRITGALIRHNRSGKIQALRARSTLLAAGGYGAIYHGYTTDAYGATGDALAAVFRASGVLEDLEFVQFHPTAMAPSAVLISESARGAGAILVTEDGKRFTDELASRDVVARAIFGQIASGKHVYLDLRPIPEATLRELMPQELRLAQLHAGIDPLKEPIPVMPAVHYTMGGIAVDERLKVRGLEGVYAAGECASARVHGANRLGGNSLLEIVAFGRLAARNALNDAKEPRETDAGIAIASAQKRIREILNRPARYNLYQKQKILGKRLYHDLGVVRDRELMEDALAYLELLKERLPETGPGDRSIENNQALVDLLEYENGLTLAKALTLAALKRQESRGAHYRSDFPEESPKWQRHIQVRMKGGELDVS from the coding sequence ATGAGAGATTTATTGATCGTCGGTTCCGGCGGCGCCGGCCTCTCCGCTGCCCTGGAGGCGGCCACCCTCGGTGCCAAAGTCACCGTCGTCACCAAATCGATGCCCACCCAGGCCCAAACCTCTATGGCCCAGGGAGGAATCAACGCTGCCCTGGGCAATGTTGAGCCCGACAGCATCGAAGAACACATCGCCGATACCCTCAAATCCGCCCGCGACCTGGCGGACGAAGCAATGGTCCGCACCCTCTGCGAAGCGGGTCCGGAGACCATCGAATGGCTCGATCGCCAACTCGTCCCCTTTTCAAGAAAAGAGGTATCACAAAGTGATACCCACCAAAACTCCTCACTCCTCACTCCTCACTCCTCACTCAAAACGATTGCCCAGCGCCGCCTCGGCGGCGCCACCCACCCCAGAGCCTGCTTCGCCCAGGATTTCACCGGGCTCAAGATCCTCCAAACCCTCTACGACCGCTGTCTCGAAGCGGGCGTGAAGTTCATCCCCGATGCCTATCTGCTGGAACTGCTAAAGGAGGGGGATCGGATCACCGGTGCACTGATCCGCCACAACCGCAGCGGGAAGATCCAAGCCCTCCGCGCCCGATCGACCCTCCTAGCGGCCGGAGGCTATGGAGCGATCTATCACGGCTACACCACTGACGCCTATGGAGCCACAGGGGATGCCCTGGCGGCGGTGTTCAGAGCCAGCGGGGTGCTCGAAGATCTGGAGTTCGTGCAGTTTCATCCCACCGCGATGGCCCCCAGCGCCGTGCTCATCAGCGAAAGCGCCCGGGGAGCCGGGGCGATCCTGGTTACAGAAGACGGGAAGCGTTTCACCGACGAACTGGCCTCTAGGGATGTAGTAGCACGGGCAATCTTCGGGCAGATCGCTTCCGGCAAACACGTCTATCTCGACCTGCGACCCATCCCCGAAGCGACCCTGAGGGAGCTAATGCCCCAGGAACTGCGCCTCGCACAGCTCCACGCCGGGATCGATCCGCTCAAAGAGCCCATCCCCGTTATGCCCGCCGTCCACTACACGATGGGCGGGATCGCCGTGGATGAGCGGCTCAAAGTCAGGGGCCTGGAGGGGGTTTACGCCGCCGGGGAATGCGCCAGCGCCCGGGTCCACGGCGCCAATCGCTTGGGGGGCAACTCTCTGCTGGAGATCGTCGCCTTCGGCCGCCTGGCCGCCCGCAACGCCCTCAATGATGCCAAAGAACCCCGAGAAACAGATGCCGGAATTGCTATTGCCTCAGCGCAGAAGCGTATCCGGGAGATCCTGAACCGCCCGGCACGCTACAATCTCTACCAGAAGCAAAAGATCCTGGGCAAACGCCTCTACCACGACCTGGGCGTGGTGCGGGACCGGGAGCTGATGGAGGATGCCCTGGCATATCTGGAACTCCTCAAAGAGCGCCTCCCCGAAACCGGCCCGGGAGACCGCTCTATCGAAAACAATCAGGCCCTGGTGGATCTGCTGGAGTATGAAAACGGCCTCACCCTGGCCAAGGCCCTCACCCTAGCAGCCTTAAAACGCCAGGAGAGCCGGGGCGCCCATTACCGCAGCGACTTTCCGGAAGAGTCGCCGAAGTGGCAACGGCATATTCAGGTGCGGATGAAAGGAGGAGAACTTGATGTTTCATAG
- a CDS encoding D-2-hydroxyacid dehydrogenase — protein sequence MNLVLLDAETLGEDLDLTPLERFGKLTVYPRTLPGETSERIRDAEVVITNKVVLDRETIVKAPRLKLICIAATGMNNVDLQAAEELGIAVKNVAGYSTPSVAQHTFAMLLYLEEQLAYYDRFVKEGSWSRGGLFTHLDRPFLEIAGKRWGIIGLGTIGREVAKIAAAFGAQVSYYATSGIPHAGDYPHQELGDLLAQSDIISIHAPLNERTRGLIGAKELSLMKDRAILLNLGRGGIVDEAALAAELNRRELYAGLDVTETEPLPEDSPLLNLSHPERLLITPHIAWASLEARERLLEGIVRNIEEFVG from the coding sequence ATGAATCTTGTATTGCTCGATGCCGAAACCCTTGGAGAGGATCTTGACCTCACTCCCCTAGAGCGTTTCGGAAAACTGACCGTCTATCCCCGTACTCTTCCCGGAGAGACTTCAGAACGGATCCGTGATGCGGAAGTGGTCATCACCAACAAAGTGGTCCTGGATCGGGAAACGATAGTAAAGGCCCCCAGGCTCAAACTGATCTGCATCGCCGCCACGGGGATGAACAATGTAGATCTCCAGGCAGCCGAAGAGCTGGGTATTGCCGTCAAGAATGTCGCGGGCTACTCTACCCCCAGCGTCGCCCAGCACACTTTTGCGATGCTCCTCTACCTTGAAGAGCAGCTCGCCTACTACGACCGCTTCGTCAAAGAGGGCTCCTGGAGCCGCGGCGGACTCTTCACCCATCTAGACCGCCCCTTTCTGGAGATCGCAGGCAAGCGCTGGGGGATCATCGGCCTGGGGACCATCGGCCGGGAAGTAGCCAAAATCGCCGCGGCCTTCGGCGCCCAGGTAAGTTACTATGCCACCTCCGGCATTCCCCACGCCGGCGACTATCCCCACCAGGAGCTGGGTGATCTCCTCGCTCAGAGCGATATCATCAGCATCCACGCCCCTCTCAACGAACGCACCCGGGGGTTGATCGGGGCTAAAGAACTCTCTCTGATGAAGGATCGGGCCATTTTGCTGAACCTGGGACGGGGCGGGATTGTCGACGAAGCGGCCCTGGCGGCGGAACTGAATCGCCGGGAACTCTACGCCGGGCTCGACGTCACCGAAACAGAGCCCCTCCCCGAAGACTCCCCTCTTTTGAATCTCTCTCACCCCGAACGCCTCCTCATCACCCCCCACATCGCCTGGGCCAGCCTGGAGGCACGGGAAAGACTGTTGGAAGGGATTGTAAGAAATATTGAGGAGTTTGTAGGATGA
- a CDS encoding secondary thiamine-phosphate synthase enzyme YjbQ, translated as MTFQRTITLPPMPRGVHLITKAIQSEIRGIETGIAHLFLQHTSASLALNENYDPDVRRDVETFLRSLIPDGWSGFRHTLEGPDDMPAHMKNILIGSSLTLPVTNGRLNLGTWQGIYLLEHREHAGSRRIVLTLMGE; from the coding sequence ATGACCTTCCAACGAACAATCACCCTACCCCCTATGCCCAGAGGCGTACACCTGATTACCAAAGCTATCCAAAGTGAAATCAGAGGGATCGAGACCGGCATCGCCCATCTCTTTCTCCAACACACCTCCGCCTCCCTGGCCCTGAACGAGAACTACGATCCTGACGTGCGCCGGGATGTGGAGACCTTCCTTCGCTCCCTGATCCCCGACGGATGGAGCGGTTTTCGCCACACCCTGGAGGGCCCCGACGATATGCCGGCACATATGAAAAACATCCTCATCGGCTCCAGCCTCACCCTGCCCGTCACCAATGGCCGCCTCAACCTCGGCACCTGGCAGGGGATCTATCTGCTAGAGCACCGGGAGCACGCCGGCAGCCGGAGGATTGTGCTGACACTGATGGGGGAATGA